TATTCCAACCAACTCGCTCATCATCGCTTGTAGTTGTTTGCGCAGATACGAAATCAACACCAACTCCTCTTGTACTTTCATTCCTTCTTCGTTCCATTCCGGAAAGTTAAAATTCTGAATAGAGAAATTATTTTGGTTTAGTTTTTCGATAGTATTCAACGCTGCACGATGTCCAAAAACCATTGCTTCTAACAACGAATTTGAAGCCAAACGATTTGCGCCATGCAATCCTGTATTTGAACATTCGCCAACCGCAAACAAATTCTCTATTGATGTTTTACCATCTAAATCGACATCAATTCCGCCGCATAAATAATGCGAAGCCGGAACCACAGGAACTAATTCTGTAAACATATCATAACCTTCGGATTTACATTTTTCGTAAATATTAGGGAAATGTTCCAAGAATTTTTCTCTATTTAAATGACGGCAATCAATGTAAACATAGTCGTCTCCGCGTAATTTCATTTCATTATCGATTGCGCGAGCAACGATATCACGCGAAGCTAATTCTTCTCGTTCATCGTATTTATGCATAAATAATTCGCCATCTTTTGTGCGTAATTTCGCTCCAAATCCACGTACCGCTTCCGAAATTAAAAACAATTGTCCGTCAAATTCGCTGTAAAAAGCTGTTGGATGAAACTGATTAAATTGCATCCCTGAGACGGTTGCTTTCGCGCGACGAGCCAAACCAATTCCATCCCCAGTTGCGATAATAGGATTCGTGGTGTTTTTATAAACATGCCCTACTCCACCTGTTGCTAATAAGGTTACTTTGGCTAAATGACGTTCGACTTTATCTGTATTTAAATCTAAAATATAAGCTCCAAAACATGTTGTTTGGTCTGCTAAATCTCGATTCAAGTGATGTTCTGTTATCAAATCAACTACAAAATGGTGGGTAAGAATTTGAATATTTGGATATTCTTTGATTGCTTCTAACATCGCACGTTCAATTTCCCAACCTGTTACATCTTTGTGGTGTACAATTCGGTTTTCGGTGTGTCCTCCTTCGCGACCTAAATCATAAATACCTTCCTTGTTTTTATCAAATCGAACGCCCCAATCAATAATTTCGTTAATGCGGTCTGGTGCCTCTTTTACAACTACCTCAACCGCTTCTAATTTGCAAAGTCCATCACCTGCACGAAGCGTATCCTGAATATGTTTCTCGAAACTATCATTCTCGAAATCGCTGACAACAGCCACGCCTCCCTGCGCATATTTTGTATTGGTTTCGTCTTTATTTGCTTTGGTTACAATGGTAATTTTGGCATCAGGATATTTGATTGCAATTTTTAGTGCATACGATAATCCTGCAATTCCAGAACCAATAACTAAAACATCTTGTATAGCCATTATTTGATTTTTTCTGATAACTCTAACATACGATTAATCGAAGCCAATGCTTTTATACGCAAACTTTCTTCAATTTGTATTTCTGGTAGTTCATATTTCATACACAAATACAACTTTTCTAACGTTGATAATTTCATATAAAAACACTCAGAACAATTACACGATTCATCTTGAACCAAAGCTGGAATCAACTTCTTATTAGGTGCTAATTTTTGCATCTCATGTAAAATTCCTTCTTCTGTCGCTACGATAAATTCTGTCGCTTCATTTTCTACCACATAATCCAACAAACGAGAAGTTGAACCAATAAAATGAGCAAATTTCAATAAATCTTCTTGCGCTTCTGGATGAGCAATTAATTTTGCATTTGGATTTTCTGCCATTTGTTGCGCAATTCTTTCCAACGAAAAAGCCTCATGAACGATACAAGCGCCATCCCATAAAATCATGTTACGCTTACAAACCTGATTTAAATAACGCCCTAAATTACGGTCTGGTGCAAAAATAATCTCTTGATCTTCTGGCAACGAATTGATAATCGCTTCTGCATTAGAAGAAGTCACAATAATATCTGATTCCGCTTTAACACCTGCATCACAATTGATATAACTTACCACAATCGCATTTGGATGTTGCTCTCGCA
This portion of the Empedobacter stercoris genome encodes:
- the nadB gene encoding L-aspartate oxidase — encoded protein: MAIQDVLVIGSGIAGLSYALKIAIKYPDAKITIVTKANKDETNTKYAQGGVAVVSDFENDSFEKHIQDTLRAGDGLCKLEAVEVVVKEAPDRINEIIDWGVRFDKNKEGIYDLGREGGHTENRIVHHKDVTGWEIERAMLEAIKEYPNIQILTHHFVVDLITEHHLNRDLADQTTCFGAYILDLNTDKVERHLAKVTLLATGGVGHVYKNTTNPIIATGDGIGLARRAKATVSGMQFNQFHPTAFYSEFDGQLFLISEAVRGFGAKLRTKDGELFMHKYDEREELASRDIVARAIDNEMKLRGDDYVYIDCRHLNREKFLEHFPNIYEKCKSEGYDMFTELVPVVPASHYLCGGIDVDLDGKTSIENLFAVGECSNTGLHGANRLASNSLLEAMVFGHRAALNTIEKLNQNNFSIQNFNFPEWNEEGMKVQEELVLISYLRKQLQAMMSELVGIVRSDARLKIAQSRILEIEKMVKEIYYFTIISPKLLELRNLVDVAYLIIEQSTNQKENRGTFYNKNFN
- the nadA gene encoding quinolinate synthase NadA, with the translated sequence MKTLEQAIEKLEHKGYLDIEIPKGTDLVAEINKLRKEKNAVILAHYYQSGEIQDLADYLGDSLQLARAAAKTEADMIVFCGVHFMAEAAKILNPSKKVVLPDTKAGCSLADSCSAEGLRGLREQHPNAIVVSYINCDAGVKAESDIIVTSSNAEAIINSLPEDQEIIFAPDRNLGRYLNQVCKRNMILWDGACIVHEAFSLERIAQQMAENPNAKLIAHPEAQEDLLKFAHFIGSTSRLLDYVVENEATEFIVATEEGILHEMQKLAPNKKLIPALVQDESCNCSECFYMKLSTLEKLYLCMKYELPEIQIEESLRIKALASINRMLELSEKIK